From a single Silene latifolia isolate original U9 population chromosome 6, ASM4854445v1, whole genome shotgun sequence genomic region:
- the LOC141587270 gene encoding uncharacterized protein LOC141587270 codes for MFKWRNHERSKITAIFKLQFHITQVAEYGESGLVISVVPAENGKPTAKLEKCVIKENNCVWENPVYETVKFILDPKSGKILDRIYYFLISTGSGKGSLVGEFCVNIAEYIGATKACSLSFPFKNSVSDTQLHVLIQRMQENGNQRELEDIEDLKLKQDDRTLRRYFSNGDVEDGVQTSVQVEPLRKASSLQPTTLHGTRRGSSGSDVTLSSTDSSSGLSPREVGVLNNNSSKNQDQQRTQWELAIVPVDSSSVYSLNSPRDAFLSETSHMGLDDSVDRLKADLVALSRRAEVSELELQTLRKQIVKESKKGQDMLREITFLKEEKNELKEECEKLKAYRKRSDDFKVKSKFQFEGDPWTFLEEIKEELNYEKEINANLRVQLQKTQDSNAELLFAVQDLEEMLEKNNRGISHGSNRLASGESAVEIEESLLKSQSDDDEEQKALEELVRQHSGAQETYLLEQKIMDLCSEIEMYRRDKDELEMQMEQLALDYEILKQENHEYCSRLDQNHLQDQLKMQCEGSSSYAAMKELESLREKLENELTEKSEKLSHCLGTIKDLEARNVSLKQELQQQAEAFTADMGAVTHAKTVQEKRALQAEEALTQCDAIINELEMKIEELESEREKNLKELTSSLATIKELEEQNEAYETSMETLVHAKMDQEQRAVQAEAAVTQCHATIDELEASVQNLENELKMHSEESSSTLGKIKELEAHIQNLEEEMEKQVESFEADLEVVTCAKVDEEQRAIRAEEALRLVRWKNANTAARIQDEFKRLSTQMQSSFDANEKLASKALTEASELRMHNRHLQDLLKKANDEVQSAKYDYERKLLDLCGQIEEKSKLVETEKELADEVQKDSSARELELRTEIKLLRSELEQMKTYVVEKDELLQREEMERANIKEVEGKSTEEVRNLQFEVDELRGQCENLKHSLYEDESEKERLRKQVFQLQADLKKRDEIVSSIEKKLKENNGGVVQEPSKAMSKNAKSEAAVRPNKEVGSKEVVTLKERVKLLEGQIKSKETAFETSATAFLAKERILQSKIEELEIRLGGLEVSRVVSHDNEVNEEKVSVGTQVTSDVNPSASESNSNGEIPSETKQTPSSDNDSGEQQKLDILLKEMVILKERNNSMEEELKEMQERYSEISLKFAEVEGERQQLVMKLRNLKNKKNRE; via the exons ATGTTTAAGTGGAGAAATCACGAGAGGAGTAAAATCACCGCGATCTTCAAACTCCAGTTTCACATCACTCAG GTGGCGGAGTATGGCGAAAGTGGATTAGTGATATCAGTGGTGCCGGCGGAGAACGGTAAACCGACGGCGAAATTAGAGAAATGTGTGATTAAAGAGAATAATTGTGTTTGGGAGAATCCTGTATATGAGACTGTCAAATTCATACTAGATCCTAAATCCGGCAAGATTCTTGATAGAATCTACTATTTCCTCATCTCCACT GGATCAGGTAAAGGAAGTCTAGTGGGAGAGTTTTGTGTGAATATAGCCGAGTATATAGGAGCTACGAAGGCTTGTTCTCTTTCTTTTCCTTTCAAGAATTCGGTTTCGGACACTCAATTGCAT GTTTTAATTCAAAGAATGCAGGAAAATGGTAATCAAAG AGAACTTGAAGATATTGAAGATCTAAAACTAAAACAGGATGATCGTACTTTGAGACGGTATTTTAGCAACGGTGATGTTGAAGATGGCGTCCAGACTTCCGTTCAA GTCGAACCTTTGAGAAAAGCGTCTTCACTCCAGCCAACAACCTTACATGGTACACGTAGAGGCTCAAGTGGTTCTGACGTTACGCTTTCGAGCACTGATAGTAGTTCTGGACTTTCTCCGCGAGAAGTTGGAGTACTAAATAATAATAGCAGTAAGAATCAAGATCAGCAAAGAACACAATGGGAACTGGCAATCGTCCCTGTTGATTCAAGCTCAGTCTACTCCTTGAACAGTCCCAGAGATGCCTTTCTCAGTGAGACATCTCACATGGGTTTGGATGATTCGGTCGACAGGCTGAAGGCTGACCTCGTTGCTTTGTCCAGGAGGGCTGAAGTCTCAGAGTTAGAGTTGCAAACTCTTCGAAAGCAGATTGTGAAGGAGAGCAAGAAAGGACAGGATATGTTGAGGGAAATCACCTTCTTAAAAGAGGAGAAGAATGAGCTCAAGGAAGAATGTGAAAAGCTCAAAGCCTATCGGAAACGTtctgatgactttaaagtcaaaAGCAAATTCCAGTTTGAAGGGGACCCGTGGACTTTCCTTGAAGAGATCAAAGAAGAGCTTAACTATGAGAAGGAAATCAATGCCAATCTCCGGGTACAGCTTCAAAAGACCCAGGATTCCAATGCCGAGCTGCTTTTTGCAGTCCAGGATTTGGAGGAAATGTTGGAAAAGAATAATCGGGGAATCTCCCATGGGTCTAATAGATTGGCATCTGGGGAGAGTGCCGTGGAAATTGAGGAAAGTTTGCTTAAAAGCCAGAgcgatgatgatgaagaacaaAAGGCTCTGGAAGAGCTTGTTAGGCAGCATAGTGGGGCCCAAGAAACCTATTTACTCGAACAAAAGATAATGGATTTGTGTAGTGAAATTGAGATGTACAGGAGAGATAAGGATGAGCTGGAGATGCAAATGGAGCAACTTGCCTTAGACTACGAGAttttaaagcaagaaaaccaTGAATATTGTTCGAGATTGGACCAAAATCATCTCCAGGACCAGCTCAAGATGCAATGTGAAGGATCAAGCTCTTACGCAGCAATGAAAGAGCTTGAAAGTTTGAGAGAGAAGCTCGAGAATGAACTCACTGAGAAGTCAGAAAAATTATCACATTGTTTGGGTACAATAAAGGACCTTGAAGCTCGTAACGTGAGCCTCAAACAAGAGCTACAGCAACAAGCAGAAGCCTTTACAGCTGACATGGGCGCTGTCACTCATGCCAAGACGGTGCAGGAGAAGAGAGCTTTGCAAGCTGAAGAAGCTCTCACTCAGTGTGATGCTATTATAAATGAACTTGAAATGAAGATAGAGGAATTGGAGAGTGAACGAGAGAAGAATCTAAAAGAGTTGACAAGCTCTTTAGCAACCATTAAAGAGCTTGAGGAACAAAATGAAGCATATGAAACTAGTATGGAAACTTTAGTTCATGCCAAAATGGATCAGGAGCAGAGAGCGGTCCAAGCAGAAGCTGCTGTTACTCAGTGTCATGCTACCATCGACGAGCTCGAGGCTAGTGTACAAAATCTGGAGAATGAACTCAAAATGCATTCAGAAGAGTCTTCTAGTACTTTGGGTAAAATAAAGGAACTTGAAGCACATATTCAAAATCTCGAAGAAGAGATGGAGAAACAGGTGGAAAGTTTTGAAGCTGATCTAGAGGTTGTCACTTGTGCTAAAGTGGATGAGGAACAACGAGCTATCCGAGCAGAGGAAGCGCTTAGATTAGTGAGGTGGAAAAATGCGAATACTGCTGCGAGAATTCAAGATGAGTTCAAGAGACTGTCCACCCAAATGCAGTCATCTTTTGATGCGAATGAAAAGCTGGCGAGTAAAGCATTGACGGAAGCTAGTGAATTAAGAATGCATAATCGTCATCTTCAGGATTTGCTAAAGAAGGCAAATGATGAGGTTCAATCAGCTAAGTATGATTATGAAAGGAAGTTGCTTGATCTATGTGGGCAAATTGAAGAGAAATCAAAATTAGTGGAAACTGAAAAAGAACTAGCTGATGAAGTTCAGAAGGACTCTTCTGCTCGGGAATTGGAACTTAGAACCGAAATAAAATTGCTGAGATCTGAGCtggaacaaatgaaaacatatgTTGTAGAAAAAGATGAGCTTCTTCAAAGAGAGGAGATGGAAAGAGCTAATATAAAGGAGGTGGAAGGAAAGTCAACGGAGGAAGTTAGAAATCTTCAATTTGAAGTAGATGAATTAAGAGGGCAGTGTGAGAACTTGAAGCACTCTCTGTACGAGGATGAGTCTGAAAAGGAGAGACTAAGGAAGCAGGTGTTCCAACTACAAGCAGATCTGAAGAAGAGGGATGAAATTGTTTCGAGTATTGAGAAGAAGTTGAAAGAAAACAATGGAGGTGTTGTTCAAGAACCGTCAAAGGCGATGTCTAAAAACGCAAAATCCGAGGCAGCAGTGCGGCCTAATAAGGAAGTTGGTTCCAAGGAAGTCGTGACTTTGAAGGAGAGAGTAAAATTGCTTGAG GGACAAATTAAGTCGAAAGAGACTGCATTTGAAACCTCTGCTACTGCTTTCTTGGCTAAGGAAAGAATTCTTCAGAGCAAAATCGAGGAACTTGAAATCAGATTAGGGGGACTCGAAGTTAGTCGAGTCGTAAGCCATGACAATGAAGTTAACGAG GAAAAAGTGTCTGTTGGGACACAAGTCACGAGTGATGTTAACCCATCCGCATCAGAGTCGAATAG TAATGGCGAAATCCCATCTGAAACCAAACAAACACCGTCGTCAGACAATGATTCTGGAGAGCAACAGAAGTTGGATATATTGTTGAAGGAGATGGTTATACTAAAGGAAAGAAACAACTCCATGGAAGAGGAGCTAAAGGAAATGCAGGAAAGATATTCAGAAATAAGTCTTAAATTCGCAGAAGTAGAAGGAGAAAGACAACAATTAGTTATGAAGCTGCGAAACCTAAAGAACAAAAAAAACCGAGAATAA